One Peromyscus leucopus breed LL Stock chromosome 4, UCI_PerLeu_2.1, whole genome shotgun sequence genomic region harbors:
- the LOC114685922 gene encoding olfactory receptor 4A5-like, whose translation MGQKNNVTEFVLLGLTQDPAGQKALFVMFLLIYIVTMVGNLLIVGTVIASPSLDSPMYFFLAFLSLMDAVYSTAILPKLLIDLVCEKKTISFTACLVQLFVEHLFGGAEVFILVVMAYDRYVAICKPLHYLTIMNRQVCILLLLASWAGGLAHALLQVISVYILPFCGPNVIDHFACDMYPLLGLACTDTYFLGLTVVGNNGAMSVVVFILLLGSYGIILNSLKTHSQEGRRKALSTCSSHVMVVVLFFVPCIFMYVRPVSNFPIDKYITVFYTIFTPMLNPLIYTLRNLEIKNAMAKLWSNMFTTDIIRISPH comes from the coding sequence ATGGGACAGAAAAACAACGTTACAGAGTTTGTCCTGCTGGGTCTCACTCAGGATCCTGCTGGTCAAAAAGCATTGTTTGTCATGTTTTTACTCATCTACATTGTGACGATGGTGGGCAACCTGCTCATTGTGGGGACAGTGATTGCCAGCCCTTCCTTGGACTCTCCAATGTActtctttcttgcctttctgtCACTAATGGATGCTGTTTATTCTACTGCCATCTTGCCCAAGTTGCTTATAGACTTAGTTTGTGAAAAAAAGACCATCTCTTTCACAGCTTGTCTGGTTCAGCTTTTTGTGGAGCACTTATTTGGTGGTGCTGAGGTCTTCATTTTGGTGGTgatggcctatgatcgctatgtggccatctgtaagCCACTGCACTATTTGACCATCATGAATCGACAGGTGtgcattctcttgcttttggcaTCCTGGGCTGGAGGATTGGCTCATGCTCTGCTTCAAGTTATCTCTGTTTATATACTTCCTTTTTGTGGACCCAATGTCATTGACCACTTTGCTTGTGACATGTACCCATTATTAGGCCTTGCATGCACTGACACCTACTTCCTTGGCCTCACTGTTGTTGGAAATAATGGAGCAATGTCTGTAGTGGTCTTTATCCTTCTCCTTGGCTCCTATGGAATCATTCTAAACTCTCTTAAGACTCACAGTCAGGAAGGGAGACGTAAAGCCCTGTCCACTTGCAGCTCCCATGTCATGGTGGTTGTCCTCTTTTTTGTTCCCTGCATTTTCATGTATGTTAGACCTGTCTCCAACTTTCCTATTGATAAATATATTACTGTATTTTATACAATTTTCACTCCCATGTTGAATCCTTTAATATACACTCTGAGAAACCTTGAGATTAAAAATGCCATGGCAAAGCTATGGAGTAACATGTTCACTACAGACATAATAAGAATTTCTCCTCACTAA